CTATTGATGTTTTTAATAGTGGATTAATCAGAAACACAtaacaaatgcattgaaatgcgGCACATTTATATTGTGATTTTATATCACGTTGTTTTAAAAACATAACTTTTATGACCCTGACACTAACCCTTTCCCAGATCAAGTTTGTGACATACATTTTTCTGTTTTATTTTACAGCCTAAAGATGAACTTTGATCGGTCCTGTGTTATAATATCAAACAATTGCTTAATTGTTTGTACATGTATTGTTAAGTGGTTGTTGTTACTAATTGTATTGCTGCCTCCTGCTCAATATGTTGCTTTGCACATttttataataaatattttttctatGTTTGTACAAAGTTTGTGCTTACTTTCCAATCCTTcattaacaacataataacGAGGTATGCAGGTAGATTTTTGTGGAAGACGGTCGTTAATAATTAGTTTGTAATGTCACTTTTTAGGATCAAACTCTGTAGGTAAAGGCAGACACAGAAGACATCCACAGTTAAAGCACAGTTACACAGTACTAtactttactgtactgtactgttgtACAATGATAAGTAGACAGAGTTCTCGAGACATCATGGACGATCAAAGGAGAACGGGACACAGTATGAGCTCAGTTTAGTGCGTCCTACAGAAGTAAAGGGCCTGTAAATACTTGTGTTAAGATTTCAGTCATAAATGTATAAAACAATTcgattaaaaaatataaaaacatttgtTGGATCAATTTTACAACACCTTTAGACTACTTTCCAAAGGCACATTGTTCCGTGTCCCAACAATTGCGACCCCCTTACACTAGATGTCGATATATTATCGGCAGACTATGTATTTTATACAGAACGCCGGAAATTGACAAGAGAACAAACCGCGGGCTAAACAAATGGACCTGTTTTACGAGGTGATGACTCGCTTTAGAAGGATATGGTCGCTAACACCGTAGAGCTGACGTACTAATTAGTATCTTATATGTATTTACAGGAAAAGCTGCTTGTACCTTTTGGGACGAGACATCTCGATGCTGCGTTAACCGTTCCTGCGGAGTCGAGTGATGTCCGCACAGCTATGATACTTACGCATGGTGCTGGTGGTGATATGAACTTCAAACATCTGGTTTCTATGGCTCATGCTGCAGCCTCGAAAGGAATAGTTTGTCTCCGCTTCACGTGTAAAGGTTTACATTTTGCTTACAGGCTTAAGGCTTATCATGCCGTTTGGGTAAGAATTAAAAAATATTCTAAGTAAGATGCTACTACAGCCACTTCAAAACCCCAAATTACTTAAGCCTATATTATGTAAAATAGGTCTGATAATAATTATCAGCAAAGTAAATTATACTGTCTAATAAGATGAGACAATTACGATCGTTATTATAATATTAAGACAATTGATCAAATTTCCCATAAATATGAAGTAATTCCACGTCCTATATTTTACAGGATTATGTTCAAGACCTCAAGCAATTCACACTaagaaaaatatttatttgtggTGAGTGCAGTATGTATAATAAAGATTATATGTAGGCTTACGTTATGTATCACAAAGCagcattaaaatatatatacagtatatattttttgggggggaatcaGATTTGTTtaaaacattgaaataaattcatatttcaataTTAAAGagctgaattcaaaaccaacaaattcggtggtgtttaaattctattcgtattcaatgccttttaaaattctaaacatgtcactgatttgcttccattctACCGCGGGGGTGGTAGAATGGGGCTCAGCcatctggggtcagatggctgagcggttagggaatcgggctagtaatctgaaggttgccagttcgattcccggccgtgcaaaatgacgttgtgtccttgggcaagacacttcacccaacttgcctcgggggaatgtccctgtacttactgtaagtcgctctggataagagcgtctgctaaatgtaaatgtaccgcAGTTTAAGGCAAATAACCATTCGGTAATCAACTGCTgtaacccctcctccaccaggcagGTCTATGGGGTCTCGTGTAGCCTCTGCCCTGGCCAGGCAGCTCAGTGACGGGACTAAGGATACAGTCCAGGgcctggtctgtctgtccttccccCTGTACCCCCCAGGCCAGAAACACACGCACTGCCAGAGGAGTGAGAACCTTCGGGGGCTGCCTGTAGAGGTGCCTGTGCTTTTTGTCTCGGGCACCAGAGACAACATGTGTGAAAGGGTGAGACTGGGTCAGGAACCACCAGTGTCGATCTGCACACATCAATCACTGCAACACACCTTGCGTTCTAGTCATCTTGCACATTATAGCTCTACCATTGCGCTGTTCCTGTTCAGAAACACCCTTTAGTCTTTTAATGACAGGCAttacatacatttatttatttttttgtttttgtttttttgttgtgttttgatgtttttttgtgtgttaggtATTGTTTTCCACTCTCACAACAAACACTTTTGTGACCTTTGTGCAGACTCTCCTGGAGGATGTGGTGGAGGAGATGACGGCTCCTGCTACCGTCTACTGGGTCGAGGGGGCCAGCCACGGACTCACACTGAAGGGGAGGGCCGAGGAATCTGTCATGGATGAAGTGAACTCACGGGTCCTCTCCTGGGTTTTGCAGCACACCTGACGCTTTGTGGTCAAGCTTACTGTTCGTGAAATAATTAATTGATTTCATGTGTGACTAAGTTGTTGCCTGTGACTAATATTGTTTTCCCAAATATGATGTGGTTTAGCATAGCTGTTATCTACATCCAAATAGTAAATAAACGGTCTCTGTATATGTTATCCGACAATGTAACACGTAGCCCACGTATCATGGGAGGAATAAGGTGGATATGGCATGGCAGATGGGTCTGGTTACAGGCATTCACACTTTCTTTCATGAAGCACATCGCAAAGTCTTGCACTGTATCTTTAAACCAAATGTTGACGTAAATGCGTATTTGATTCTGATTGGTGTATACATGTACTTCCGTGTTTGTGCTGAGAATTCAGCATGGCCGAAGAACGGTGGAACAGAATAAACATTCCTTTTCCAAGTGCCGTTTCAAGCGTTCGTATACCTTTCAGTAATGCAACAGGTAATTTACATATAAATACTGTGCTCAATATGTTTAGTGCATGAATGTGTAATTTGCTAAGTTGTTTCACGTACAATAACATGCCAGTAGGCTATCCAACAACTAGTTGAAGCCAAGTTACCCACGTGGGGCATGTATTGCTAGACAGTTACCTTCGAAACCATGCCCTTGCGATGTTGATATTATTTCGTTCATGCTTTGTGATGTCCCCAGGTTTAACTCTAAACAATATTCAAGAAGAGAATATCAAAGTCCTGAAGTTGCTTAAGAGTCAAGTTCTTCAAACTGAGATACGCGTTCTGTACGAGTTGCTTTATGCATTTAAAAACGCCTTCAGACAGCACAAGCCTTTCAGAGTATTGAAACAGGTAGGCGTAAGGATTGTTTCATACACATATGCTGGTCGCCTGGTTCATTCACTACATACACGTCTTTTTATGACAAACATTAGAAATGATTAAAGGTTTACGGCTATACTATTTATGGGCATTTTCCTGAGTTAATGGGGGGTGAATATTATTGATTTACAAATTCCCGTTTTCCACAGATTGAACAATGCATCAACCGATTGAAAGAAATGAAGTTGGAAACAGCCCTCCTGGACCTGAGGGAACTATGTCCAAATCATATGCAAAGGTAGCTTCATGTCCCAAATGAGCCGTTTTCAAGAATGTGGTTTCAAGAACAGCTACATCGTGGTGTGCTTTACGGTTGTCTGCAGGCAGCTTGCTATCAAGGTGGGCCAATGTCCCGTCCCTAGTCAGCCGATGCTGGAGTGGCTCTGTCTCAAAGTTCTGGGAGCATCCAGCCTGATGAGATGCCTTCTCCACCACTGTACCAGAGCCTTCATGTATCCTTCCAAAGAACAAGGAACACACATAGCAAATACACAGCATATGTGTACCCAGCATGTATAAGTAATATACCCAGCATGTATGTGCATACACATGGCATGTATAAGTATATACcccacatatacagtatgtgcataCGCATGGCATGTATAAGTATATACcccacatatacagtatgtgcataCGCAAAGTAGTGCGTATATGTGTGTTAGTTGGTTACAATGTTTTGTATTTTTGCCTTGACCTACGTATTAATCAGACTGGCAAGGCAACATCTCCGATGTAAAGAATTCATCATATTCAATGTGATACTCACGAGCATGGTCAGTCGACTATGGTAAGTAGGGTGTTCGTGAATGGGAAGTAACATATGCATGCAAATACGTACCCAAGGATGTAtgtacaccacacacgcactacaccaccaccacctagtAAATACTCCACAAGCTTGGAAAAGCACTTTCAGGCACACAGCATGACATTAtctgtttttttaaatgtctaCCTAGAAATAATCCTGTTTTTCCTGTACAATCCCCACTGCTGTTGACATCTGTTGTATGGCTGTTTAGGGTGTTTTTCCGGGGCATCCTGGGCACCCTGGCCCCTCTTTACCAACAGCTCCTGGGGCTTCTGCAGGAGGTGTCTCAGGTTCAGCTCTTGCCCTCCCTAGGAGACTTCACCCTGCCCTTAGACATCACCCAGTTCCTGGGGCCCTCTGACCTCCCTGCCCTGGTGAAGCGGGAACTCCCCCATGCTGGACCAGGGTCCCCCTGGCTCACCAGGCtgtctgagggggaggagacgaaGCAGTTGGGGGGTTTACATCGCGCTAACACGAGTCGGAGAATCGATCTGGGAGAAGCAGTTTTGTTCCAAAGGATGGGTGATTCAGGTAGCTAGCAAATGGCAAGGAAATGGTAACCTACGCTTGTTTTTGTTGAGTATGTTTTGGTGTTGTGAAATTTGCTAAGTATGCATCTCCTTTCAAGATGTGCCTGGATTTAATGTGAAGGCTTTGGTGAAACAAACCCATGGCATTATCACTGAGGTAAGCCTGATTCTTGTTATGGGATGTCAGTAAATTATTGTATATCAACCATTAAATGATCATCCAATAATTTGTGATTTTTGTATAATTTGTGATTTTTGTATAATTTGTGATTTTTGTATAATTTGTGATTTTTGTATGAAATGTTAATATTCTACTATTGTAGGTATCAATAGAATCGGAACAGTTCTCCTCGCAGGGTACCATCACGGTTGATCAAAAGAGGAAGTTCCTAAAGCCTGTGAAAGCAGCAGGTACATTCAGTGCCGTGTCATCCCACTTGGGGGGAATGCTTCGCTGGTGCAAACGTCAGAGGCTTCCACAAGAGACTAGACGCCTGGCATTTCTGCACCTGAGCTGTCGGCGGATGAAACATCTAGAAGCCGCAGGATACAGGTATTTAAAATATCAAAATGCTGTCCCAACCCTATTAGCCtactgtttaaccctcgtgctgccttcgggtcacatgacccaaaggttcataacgaaccatcgttgtgtttacccaattttacccaatacaaaaacaaattaaaataattttcttttaacctttgcaatgtggggggtctgagacagcccaacggttaaaagaaaatgcttcactttgtctttgtatgcggtaaatctgtcgcaatacgacggtgggtcccaatgactgatgggtcagaatgacccgaagataacacaagggttaagggagaTTTTCAGTTTAGTTATTTAGACCCACCCATACAAACGACATGCACTAGCACACATGCACTAGCACACATGCACTAGCACACATGCACTCGCACACATGCACTCGCACACATGCACTCGCACACATGCACTAGCACACATGCACTAGCACACATTCAGCCAGGGTGGACTGGGACTTGCACACCATGGAGCCAGGTGGTGAGTTGTTCTTGGCTGTTGTTGGAACCTGAGCTAGTAAATGGGCTAATTGCACTGGAACCTTGTTAACCATGCCAGCTTTTATAAATTAAGTCAAAGACAACTTGTAAACGTCCATCTGTCCGAGTCTATTTTCTTAGTTTATTACAAGGTGAAGTACAGAGAAATTGCCCTTTTTGAGAATTTAGAAAGGAATGATTCATCTACATGCATGTTTATTCTTGGACTCCAGTGTTCAGAGGAAGTTAAGGAGCTACAAACTGCAAGTCAGGTGGGCGTTGGCAGGGAAACAAGCCCCTCCCAGGACCTGGCAGGAACCAATCACAATGTGGCGGAGGGCACACCCTAAAACTAGACTCCGATTGATCAAGAAAGAAGTCGGTGTTCACAGAAAACTATCCGACAGACGGAGGCAGAAATCTGCAGTGTTGTCTTTTGTGGACCCACTGGAGAATCTGTCTGAACAAAAAGATCTGTCTGATATTAGCAGAAGTGAGAAAGTGTATGAACCCTCAGAAGACACCACACCCTGTGCCAACTTAAATGATATAGATGACATATTTGCTTCCTTAGATTTCTGAGACAAGATTTTAGGATGATAGGATGTTATTAGATCATATATAGTTTTAAAGCATCCACTAGTCATTCACCaattttttctgtgtgtgtcatattAAACATTTTCCAAGAGTTGAACCatccaaataaaaaaacaattatACAAAGTAACCACAGATTACTGCAAAGCGTAATTTTTATTGTCCCGTAGGGCCGTAGATTGAGAAATATTGTGTGTTTTCTGAAGATGTGCAAGCACAATGTTCTAAATAGTACACCACTGTTACCTTAATGTAACCTCATCCCTAACCCTAAAACAGTAGTTGATTTGAAAAGTACTCCTGGAAATGTCAGTCTTGGCTTGGAGGTTTCAGTTTAGTCCACAGTTTGACCCAGAAGGCCTCTTGCTGACCTGGTTCCTGGGGCCAGTCTAGATAGGTCCTAGTCTTTACCAGCCGTGCCAGCCTGTGATGGACGGACAGCCGGCGAGGGGAGATCTTCTCCAGGAAGACCAGGATGAGCACGTCCCTGTGCTCGGCCTGCAGACGGCAGGTGGCCAGCCTCATCTCCAGGGAGCACCAGTTGCTGTGGAGGTAGTGGCGGCTGACCAAGCAGAGGGTGTGACGGCTCCGGTAGAGGCTCTCGGTGATGTTCTCCACAATGTCCTTCCCCAGCTGGAAGTCCCTGCTGTGCAGACAGAGGCGCAGGAAAGGAGGTCCTCTCTGCTCCAGGTTGGgcagcagctcctccaccacccagcGCTCGTCCTTTCCGCTGTAGGACACGAACGCGTCATAGTTGTAGCGCCGTCTGCTTTTGGAGCGTGTGGCCTCAGACAGCCAGCCCAGGGTGAtgtggtagagggggaggaggtagtgACCAGCCAGGTTGTGGAGCAGCACCACCAGCATGAACAACAGGACCCCGAGGCTGGTGGCAAGAAACAGTACAAAGCCAGGATCTGTACTGCAGTTGGCGTCTGAGTACTTGAGGAAGTTAATTCTGTCCATCCCATTGTATGACAAGCATTTAAGACTGTTTACATCAAATTCTTCTGCCTCCAAGGGATTTATAATCACTTCAATCTGTTTCTGAGTCTTTGCCCAGGGAACAAGCCAGGCATTGTCACAACTGCAGAAAGTCTCAAAATCCTCAAACTCTATGTATTTTAGACTAACTAGAGGTTCTGTGAAGCTATAGATCACATTATAGATGTTTCTCATATGCACAAAGAATGTTCTTAAAGATCTAAGGTCTTTTGTTAAACTACCCTCCAAGATGTTTAACCTACATGCGAAAAGTTTCAGTTCCTCCAATTTGGTCAGATTGTGGAAAATAGCGTCAGCGGAGGTCTGATTTGAAAGATCCACCTCTGTCAAAATCAGCTTCCTCAAGTGAACCATCTTATTCAATTGTGTCAAATCTATACTTTTCGCTGAGAGCTTGGACTTAAACTCAAATGTCTCCAAAGACTGGAAGAACCTTCCTATGAATTCTGATCCACAAAGGATCTGCTCTGTGTCAGCATTCAGATGGACTACAGACTCAAAGAATGGCCCGCCACAGTCCTCAAATGTCACAGTCTGACCCTTGAGTTGGAGACTCAGGTTCTGATTGGAGGAAACAGAAGCCCCAACCGCCAGCTGCATTGGCCTCATACCTGAACTAATGTACAGCTGGGTCAGCTGACTAAGGCTGATGCTGAAGATTTCTGACAGATTCAGCTTAATCATCgtctgtgatggagggaggcgTAGGTCTCCAAGAGACACTTGGCTCAGACTGCCAAGATGTGAAAATGACCCTGCCTCAATGTGGACAAGTGGGTTCTCAGTCACGTCTAATAGTGTCAACTTTTCTAAACCCaaaaatgtgttcatttttataTCTGTTAATTTGTTGTCGTTCATATACAAGAACTCTAATTTATTCAATCCAAAGAAAGCTGAATCTTCAATGTATGATATTGTATTATATGATAGATACAAATACTGGAGGTGCCTGAAACAGCTAAATTGTTTTGCAACTAACTTTTGTAAACAGATGCTCAAGTGAAGTGTTGTCAACCTCGATATAGTCTTTGTGTGGAAGGAACAGAGATCCCCCATATCAGGTCTTTGTCCTACCGAGGTAACTTTCAACACTTTGAGATTGATCAGACCATTAATGAAATCTAACTTGAAACTAAGTGGTATAGGGTGTTCTCTACCCCAGCCGTTGAGAACCATGATCTCTAGTCCTGTACAAGAACTGACACTGGTGGATGCAGACCTGTAATTATAACCTGACGACACAATTATCCGCTTTACAGACATTTTAAAAACGACATCACAAATCAATTTGAAGTCAATTTCCTCACTGATGTCAAGAGCACTTAAAAGTAAGGTGTTGATTTGCTTCAGGCCGGACAAGGGAATGCGTACCAGGATATCCTGACTCTGTA
The DNA window shown above is from Osmerus eperlanus chromosome 3, fOsmEpe2.1, whole genome shotgun sequence and carries:
- the tex30 gene encoding testis-expressed protein 30, with translation MDLFYEEKLLVPFGTRHLDAALTVPAESSDVRTAMILTHGAGGDMNFKHLVSMAHAAASKGIVCLRFTCKGLHFAYRLKAYHAVWDYVQDLKQFTLRKIFICGRSMGSRVASALARQLSDGTKDTVQGLVCLSFPLYPPGQKHTHCQRSENLRGLPVEVPVLFVSGTRDNMCERTLLEDVVEEMTAPATVYWVEGASHGLTLKGRAEESVMDEVNSRVLSWVLQHT
- the tlr20.4 gene encoding toll-like receptor 13; protein product: MTFAFHHFWILCVWIQPVLTWMHPKCYIYDIEDGKMTFLSCSGHSGYTADCKHVNSIEKDLTGLPPGLNNICISLTTRSNGSLHMGVFSQFQDLKYLEIQGCFTHILPTGGVQGLPSLQYLRLDGQQSGNSGDCCHGNFDAHSFSDLVNLKTMTIMYYRLPAMAPDIFNLMFNLQILTIYECCVYELSEIVCRIMNIQSLQELLIRAYEVEEIQPVNCSVLIGNSSIPPVLLANLKTSSLNVGHIKVLEDGALTWLQNLSWFEGVQSQDILVRIPLSGLKQINTLLLSALDISEEIDFKLICDVVFKMSVKRIIVSSGYNYRSASTSVSSCTGLEIMVLNGWGREHPIPLSFKLDFINGLINLKVLKVTSVGQRPDMGDLCSFHTKTISRLTTLHLSICLQKLVAKQFSCFRHLQYLYLSYNTISYIEDSAFFGLNKLEFLYMNDNKLTDIKMNTFLGLEKLTLLDVTENPLVHIEAGSFSHLGSLSQVSLGDLRLPPSQTMIKLNLSEIFSISLSQLTQLYISSGMRPMQLAVGASVSSNQNLSLQLKGQTVTFEDCGGPFFESVVHLNADTEQILCGSEFIGRFFQSLETFEFKSKLSAKSIDLTQLNKMVHLRKLILTEVDLSNQTSADAIFHNLTKLEELKLFACRLNILEGSLTKDLRSLRTFFVHMRNIYNVIYSFTEPLVSLKYIEFEDFETFCSCDNAWLVPWAKTQKQIEVIINPLEAEEFDVNSLKCLSYNGMDRINFLKYSDANCSTDPGFVLFLATSLGVLLFMLVVLLHNLAGHYLLPLYHITLGWLSEATRSKSRRRYNYDAFVSYSGKDERWVVEELLPNLEQRGPPFLRLCLHSRDFQLGKDIVENITESLYRSRHTLCLVSRHYLHSNWCSLEMRLATCRLQAEHRDVLILVFLEKISPRRLSVHHRLARLVKTRTYLDWPQEPGQQEAFWVKLWTKLKPPSQD
- the nepro gene encoding nucleolus and neural progenitor protein, which translates into the protein MAEERWNRINIPFPSAVSSVRIPFSNATGLTLNNIQEENIKVLKLLKSQVLQTEIRVLYELLYAFKNAFRQHKPFRVLKQIEQCINRLKEMKLETALLDLRELCPNHMQRQLAIKVGQCPVPSQPMLEWLCLKVLGASSLMRCLLHHCTRAFILARQHLRCKEFIIFNVILTSMVSRLWVFFRGILGTLAPLYQQLLGLLQEVSQVQLLPSLGDFTLPLDITQFLGPSDLPALVKRELPHAGPGSPWLTRLSEGEETKQLGGLHRANTSRRIDLGEAVLFQRMGDSDVPGFNVKALVKQTHGIITEVSIESEQFSSQGTITVDQKRKFLKPVKAAGTFSAVSSHLGGMLRWCKRQRLPQETRRLAFLHLSCRRMKHLEAAGYSVQRKLRSYKLQVRWALAGKQAPPRTWQEPITMWRRAHPKTRLRLIKKEVGVHRKLSDRRRQKSAVLSFVDPLENLSEQKDLSDISRSEKVYEPSEDTTPCANLNDIDDIFASLDF